In Engraulis encrasicolus isolate BLACKSEA-1 chromosome 2, IST_EnEncr_1.0, whole genome shotgun sequence, the sequence TTCTTCtgacagtgtttttttcttgACCCACTGGTGTACCCCTATGTAATTGTGTGTTCAGGAATGCCACTGGTCATGTATGAGTGAAAATGCAAGAATTTACACACATGTTCAAGGGGTTAACCTTTTACCGTAACCCTTGTTTCCTTTGTAATAGTTCTACGTTCATTGTTGTCATTCCATCATAAACCCAATTTAGATTCTAGAGCGCACTTTACAGAAGTGGAATGCCAGGATGGACATGGAACAAACCATATATGACGTCACATTCAGCCTCATTCTCACCTCCTTCCTGACTCCGCACAGCTGTTGCTGGCTGTCCAAGTAGAGCAGTGTAGTGGTCGATCCCTCTAAGCCCAAGACAGGCTAATTTTAATAACTACCTTGACAGCTATATTCGTAATATCCATATAGTGTCCGTATACATCAGACAGCCTTCCGAAGCACTGGGATATGGCCAGGCAAGAACAGATCCTGCTGCTAGACCCACCACATGAGCTCAAATTTAGAGGTAAGGAAGGTTGTTAGCGAGATAGACTTGCTAGCCAGCTATCGGGGTTAGCAACGGGTAGGGCCTGTGGATGCTATCTGCGAGTCATTTTGGCCACACCAGCATTCGTACAATTCTAGGTACATCCGAAATGTGCAGAGTCAGTTACTTCGGTAAAGCACAAACGTGCATCTCGTTGACTACAGTCATGGTAATTTTTAGGGAACGTCAGGTGTCCGTGGGTGATGTTAGCTAGCTAACATTAACTAGTATCTTGCGCCCTAGTCATTGGAAATTGTTAGGTTATATCGTTGGCTAGCAATGATAGAGGGAGGCCGCGGTCATTTCGCCTGCCCCGTACTTGGTCTGTGAGTGAGACACCATGGTTCGCGGACAAAATCCCTGTTCTGATCAGATTTTAGTCTGTTGCTATTCAGGGTGCAAGGTGTCGATTGCTTCATGTATTGGGACACCGTTTATACAGAACCCTCAGCTATGCGCAAGGAAAACAGTGTTAGCATTGCTAGCAGTCTGCAATGGCTAGCCAGTTCATCAGCGTTCTCCTGTTGCCTGGTGGTGCCAGTTAGACACCTCTCTTGACAAAACCATTTGCTGCAGCTAACCTAGCCATGTCTTTGATGTTTTGATAAGACGAGTTTGAAATATTGGCTGTGATTCATTTCAATGAACATAGGCTCGTAATTTGGCGTTTATGTTgggccacgcacgcacaccattGATTTTATAATGTAGCCCATATGATTATTGCAACATTTTTGTTAAAAGTAGATTGTGTTGCAACACCGGCCCATCTTAGTTTTGAACGTGTCATACGTTATATAAATGCATATTTGAACACCATGCACGATCTAATTTGAAAATGTTAAATGAGTGTCAGATAAACAAAAAAGTCTTATTCAAATCAGTGCTGTGGTGATTGATTGCTTGGTTTTTTGCTTCTTCCTTTCTTCTAGTCTGTAGGTTAGGATTCTGAATGATCAGTGAATCCTTAGAGTTAGTGGCATGGCATAGACTGCAAAAGACTGACATGACAGAAATAGGAGTTATATGCCCTGTCAATCACCTGTAGGATATGATTGTGGTGAGCTTTGCTTTATTGTGCTGGTTGGGTGTGGTTTCTTTGCATAGGTCCATTCACAGATGTCGTTACTGCAAACCTGAAGCTTGCCAACCCCACAGACCGGAATGTGTGTTTTAAGGTGAAGACCACGGCGCCGCGCCGCTACTGTGTGCGGCCCAACAGTGGTGTCATTGATGCGGGGACCTCCATCAATGTGTCTGGTATGTACTGCctgtaacagacacacacagatacaacagCTCAGTGGTAGAGAAGAAAAGCATCTGTTGTTGAACTTGAATTACTTGCATGAGTGATTTGTACCTCCACATACTGACAAATGATGATCAAAGAAAATGTGACGCAATATGTCAGATGTCCAGAATATCTATGTCAAATCAAGtctagtgtactttattgtcaaaaagctATCTAAtgaggttagcacagaagtttgaaattgcatttgcagtctccaatgtgcagttgaaTTAAACGTATAGAAAAGACATTGATgagcaaacgtgcacacacacacacacacacacacacacacacacacacacacacacacacacacacacacacacacacacacacacacaatggacagtAACAGACTGATACAAAAACACTAATATACTAATACAGACAACAGTACaataaatgcatacacacacacacacacacacacacacacacacacacacacacacacacacacacacacacacacacagtaatgtatTTGGCTGCTGGTGGTAGTGGGTGATGATGAATCTGTGTTCTATTTTAAAGTAATGCTCCAGCCCTTCGACTATGACCCCAATGAGAAGAGCAAACATAAGTTCATGGTGCAGTCCATGGTGGCTCCAGTGGACATGGGGGACATGGAGGGAGTGGTGAGCGACCGACCGTGCACATTTACATTTTCCCCCTTAGGATATGATAACCTTTGACCCACCCCCCAAAGGAGACAACCATTTTGATAACAGATAATAACCCAGATTTTGCCCTTAACTTTGTTTGCCACGGTtaggtatttgttttgttttgatcctCTATGATAATTTTGATTATGTTTCAATACAATATGAGGAAAATATGGGGTTTGTTGGTCAAGTGTGTCACAGTTTTTGTTCATCCTCATAGTGAATATATGGAATTTCTTTTATCAAGTAGAATATGTAGCCGTGGTGACAGGTCAGCCTGATCTCTTTCTGCCCACAGTGGAAAGAGGCCAAGCCAGAGGAACTGATGGACTCGaagctgagatgtgtgtttgaaTTGCCCTCGGACAGTGATAAGGCTGTAAGTatcttttcacttttcttttttcctttatgtctcctttggacaaaataataaatCACATGTCACTAGATTAGAACATATTAGATTGCTGTGAGAAAATATAATGAAACTCAAGTGCATTGTCATGATACAGACTCATAAATTAGACTTAATAAATGTATATGCTCTCGTGTTTcaacattcatttattttactcAACATCATTTCGTTAGCTCAAGCATATGCATTGATCGAGGCAATTAATTTTACAAATGTCCATGGTTTGTCTCGCTCCTTGAATCCGTTGCAGGAAATTTTCCTTTTCCTCCCCCTATTATTTTGAGACGCATTTCTGTTACGCATTTCTGTTTATTTTTAGCTCAGCATGAGGCTTATTTGATGCGGTCTAGTCCACAGTTATTTATTAATTTGTTAATCTCATTTTCTATTTCCTTGTCAATATTATAAAATATTtatgatgtttttttctttagTTGTCCACCACTTTAGTGCAACTCTGTTGTTGTCTTTTAGAATTTGCGATATAAATAAAAtgccttttcttcctctcctctcctctccctctcctcatgtctctcctctcctctcttctcctcagcatGATGGAGAGAGCAACAAGGTGTTGTCCTCCTCCTTGCTGAAGTCGGAGTCCTCCATGCCCAAGTCGGCCAGCGCCTCTCTGGACGACGGGGAGGTGAAGAAGATCATGGACGAGTGCAAGCGGCTGCAGCTGGAGGTGCAGAGGCTCCGCGACGAGAACCGACAGTTCCGGGTCAGCGTTCCACCTCAGACATCTCTTTTAGAACCCCCAACAATCCCCACATACCCCACCAACCCATAAAACACCAGTGCAGAACCAAACATCACTTGAGGGCCACCCAAACATCAGTCTCTAGAATACCCTGTCACTCCAAATATTAGGTTAGAACCATGTGCCATGACTAACATTAGTCTGGAACTGCCTGCCATACAACTATATAATACAACTATAGAACTGCCTGCCATCGTAAACATCAGTTCAGAACCACCGCCCCTAAACACCGGTCAAGAAATTCCCGCCATGCCAACATATCTATTTACGACCAGTACCCCAGACATCATCTTGAAAACCACACATATCAGATTACACCAGCCAAGCACAGATTAAATTACAAGGGTTACTTACTTGGATGGGTACAGTACCACCCCATCAACACCTAGTATCCCCCTCCCAAAGTGACAAAAATAGCAGGGTTGGAGGCTTCCAGCGTATTTAAATAATGCTAACAAAACATGCTATACCCCCAACCAACACTGCTCATCAACCATTGGACAACAACCTACA encodes:
- the LOC134466808 gene encoding vesicle-associated membrane protein-associated protein B/C-like; the protein is MARQEQILLLDPPHELKFRGPFTDVVTANLKLANPTDRNVCFKVKTTAPRRYCVRPNSGVIDAGTSINVSVMLQPFDYDPNEKSKHKFMVQSMVAPVDMGDMEGVWKEAKPEELMDSKLRCVFELPSDSDKAHDGESNKVLSSSLLKSESSMPKSASASLDDGEVKKIMDECKRLQLEVQRLRDENRQFREDDGLRRRKTTSSPPMSVAGSGGALREEGLSTRVLAFCILFFVIGVIIGKLAL